A region from the Maniola jurtina chromosome 20, ilManJurt1.1, whole genome shotgun sequence genome encodes:
- the LOC123875758 gene encoding uncharacterized protein LOC123875758 isoform X1 yields the protein MAFAPSKAVGARSVQSLEEYNTPRAPLRRQVSLDEERRDDCQGHWRGPYLEGEEEEKGVRLFRAMLLQHLRLEELRPPPCMIVPANPDQRGWWMYWRDWRALERAARRFRETKARARLASRAEHIPLLCLDEVEFEDIMQEICQACVHIEQRALVVLAFLCEVVARAVRVGGWCRAADWAARHVAQCATPWAIKHGGWSAVVERAGGSRREETLIAGAAIAALLAFLLYCRTRLRHALL from the exons ATGGCATTTGCTCCATCAAAGGCTGTCGGAG CTCGCAGTGTCCAATCATTAGAAGAATACAACACACCAAGAGCACCACTTCGCCGCCAAGTCTCTCTGGATGAGGAGAGGAGAGATGACTGCCAGGGGCACTGGAGAGGGCCGTACCTGGAGGGTGAGGAAGAAGAAAAAGGGGTGAGGCTCTTCAGGGCGATGCTGCTGCAGCATTTGAGGCTTGAGGAGTTGAGGCCACCGCCTTGTATGATTGTGCCTGCTAATCCTGACCAGAG AGGTTGGTGGATGTACTGGAGAGACTGGAGAGCTCTTGAGCGAGCTGCTCGAAGGTTCAGGGAAACAAAGGCCAGAGCCAGACTAGCATCGAGAGCTGAACATATACCTCTTTTGTGCCTTGATGAAGTGGAGTTTGAGGATATCATGCAGGAGATATGTCAG GCTTGTGTTCACATAGAGCAGCGAGCACTGGTCGTACTGGCGTTCCTATGCGAGGTGGTAGCACGAGCAGTGAGGGTCGGTGGATGGTGTCGAGCAGCGGACTGGGCTGCGAGACATGTTGCCCAGTGTGCCACACCATGGGCCATCAAGCATGGAGGATGG AGTGCTGTAGTGGAGCGAGCTGGTGGTTCGCGCAGAGAAGAGACGCTTATAGCTGGAGCAGCCATCGCGGCACTATTAGCTTTTCTTCTATACTGTCGTACGCGTTTACGCCACGCTCTACTCTAA
- the LOC123875758 gene encoding uncharacterized protein LOC123875758 isoform X2 has product MAFAPSKAVGARSVQSLEEYNTPRAPLRRQVSLDEERRDDCQGHWRGPYLEGEEEEKGVRLFRAMLLQHLRLEELRPPPCMIVPANPDQRGWWMYWRDWRALERAARRFRETKARARLASRAEHIPLLCLDEVEFEDIMQEICQACVHIEQRALVVLAFLCEVVARAVRVGGWCRAADWAARHVAQCATPWAIKHGGVL; this is encoded by the exons ATGGCATTTGCTCCATCAAAGGCTGTCGGAG CTCGCAGTGTCCAATCATTAGAAGAATACAACACACCAAGAGCACCACTTCGCCGCCAAGTCTCTCTGGATGAGGAGAGGAGAGATGACTGCCAGGGGCACTGGAGAGGGCCGTACCTGGAGGGTGAGGAAGAAGAAAAAGGGGTGAGGCTCTTCAGGGCGATGCTGCTGCAGCATTTGAGGCTTGAGGAGTTGAGGCCACCGCCTTGTATGATTGTGCCTGCTAATCCTGACCAGAG AGGTTGGTGGATGTACTGGAGAGACTGGAGAGCTCTTGAGCGAGCTGCTCGAAGGTTCAGGGAAACAAAGGCCAGAGCCAGACTAGCATCGAGAGCTGAACATATACCTCTTTTGTGCCTTGATGAAGTGGAGTTTGAGGATATCATGCAGGAGATATGTCAG GCTTGTGTTCACATAGAGCAGCGAGCACTGGTCGTACTGGCGTTCCTATGCGAGGTGGTAGCACGAGCAGTGAGGGTCGGTGGATGGTGTCGAGCAGCGGACTGGGCTGCGAGACATGTTGCCCAGTGTGCCACACCATGGGCCATCAAGCATGGAGG AGTGCTGTAG
- the LOC123875727 gene encoding uncharacterized protein LOC123875727 yields MTTNSNKGGKRKVSIDNFIDSRDNQCCKRISYFACVCGVVSLLIQAYNYVDNAEINNILDVDNSAVKSVIDMKIEEKIEAYLLQVTGTTSHRLKRDAMLKTSSVMQEDYTEGPHVEFFDPKIKSQLEMKDTNEMKRTGAKGAAPGGDTWVWLTSYSRVPYKVVQGFCKATQDYCPPGVRGPSGPTGPTGPKGDRGDPGAPGTSGSPGLRGPGGPPGPKGERGFPGNPGLDGRDGVPGEPGLDGLSGRNGADGAPGKDGRDGIPGKDGSPGKNGKDGKDGRPGAQGPAGVRGPKGDRGPIGPKGQRGNDGRDGLPGKPGLSIYNYTKENQMFIPPTFALDNPRLIVREGDTMRIDCNPKAFPEAAIEWRRADGTPIIQGSWRDASVSGHVLNIPNVSRWHTGKYVCLANNGMQPPANQTTDVEVHFSPYIRVPNNILYVPHNNKTAKIECEIQAWPEPVLAWECDGLTLEGSRFKMDVATTGDPWRWIMRLEIANFREHDLRLYSCVAKNELNNKTVKGHIKLMYAGPNQQNQIQQPMEFGSPPPILTSYEELCKVQKCPSCARCDRALLLISTMNSTAGYKLSRNLNCQLYAIGKPVYHRYKEELFGAWLRDSNASDSQKEKLWTTQENDVERLREYRSKASFKSDQVDEFHKLQKPFFGNGHVVFSGSFFYQANESGNPGDIIRYDLTQSRIKSVHLPHADGRLYSAQHNQVDFSADDNGLWAIYSIAESNNTAVAKLSFDPNRDDFNIDYIWNISLNHKQMGEMFIVCGVLYALDSATERESKVTVAIDLYLSKPVEVSLQFTNPFRKTTQLGYDHMHKELYSWDRGNQLTYPVRYNELP; encoded by the exons ATGACTACGAATTCAAATAAAGGTGGCAAACGAAAAGTTTCTATCGACAACTTCATCGATAGTCGGGATAACCAATGTTGTAAGAGGATTTCGTATTTCGCATGTGTGTGTGGTGTTGTTTCTTTACTAATACAAGCATACAATTATGTGGACAATGCTGAAATTAATAACATTCTCGATGTGGATAATAGTGCAGTGAAAAGTGTTATCGATATGAAAATAGAAGAAAAAATTGAAGCGTATCTACTTCAAGTAACTGGTACTACTTCGCATAGGCTAAAAAGGGATGCTATGCTT AAAACATCTTCAGTGATGCAAGAGGACTACACGGAGGGGCCTCATGTGGAGTTTTTCGACCCCAAGATAAAGTCACAGCTGGAGATGAAGGACACGAACGAGATGAAACGGACTGGCGCTAAGGGGGCAGCGCCTGGAGGTGACACCTGGGTGTGGCTGACCAGTTACTCGAGAGTACCC TACAAAGTAGTTCAAGGCTTCTGCAAAGCGACACAGGATTATTGTCCGCCTGGTGTTCGAGGACCCAGTGGTCCTACTGGGCCTACTGGACCGAAGGGTGACAGAGGAGACCCAGGTGCTCCTGGTACATCAGGGAGTCCAGGGTTGAGAGGTCCCGGTGGGCCACCAGGTCCAAAAg GAGAGCGTGGTTTCCCTGGCAATCCGGGGCTAGATGGGCGAGATGGAGTTCCCGGTGAACCAGGCTTGGACGGCTTATCGGGTAGGAATGGAGCAGATGGCGCCCCTGGAAAGGACGGGCGAGATGGTATACCGGGCAAGGATGGTAGCCCCGGGAAAAACGGGAAGGATGGGAAAGATG GTCGACCTGGAGCTCAAGGGCCTGCTGGTGTGAGAGGGCCTAAGGGGGACCGAGGTCCGATAGGGCCCAAAGGTCAGCGAGGAAATGACGGACGCGACGGACTCCCAGGCAAACCCGGCTTGTCGATCTACAACTACACTAAAGAAAACCAAATGTTTATACCTCCCACTTTTGCAC tgGACAACCCAAGGTTAATAGTGAGGGAAGGTGACACAATGCGAATAGATTGCAACCCAAAGGCCTTCCCCGAGGCAGCTATCGAGTGGAGAAGAGCAGATGGGACTCCTATTATACAG GGCTCTTGGCGTGACGCGTCAGTAAGCGGGCACGTCTTGAACATTCCGAATGTGTCGCGATGGCACACTGGCAAGTATGTCTGCCTCGCCAACAACGGCATGCAACCGCCCGCCAACCAGACCACAGACGTGGAAGTTCACT TCAGTCCATACATACGGGTCCCGAATAACATCCTCTACGTCCCTCATAACAACAAAACGGCCAAAATTGAATGCGAG atccAAGCGTGGCCAGAACCTGTCCTAGCATGGGAATGCGATGGGCTAACTCTAGAAGGATCTCGCTTCAAGATGGATGTTGCTACTACCGGTGATCCTTGGAGATGGATCATGCGACTGGAGATAGCGAACTTCAGGGAACATGACCTGAGGCTATACAGCTGTGTGGCGAAAAATGAGCTCAATAACAAGACTGTTAAGGGCCATATTAAATTGATGT atgcTGGCCCCAACCAACAAAACCAGATCCAGCAGCCCATGGAATTCGGTTCTCCACCACCTATCCTCACTTCCTACGAGGAGCTGTGCAAGGTGCAGAAGTGTCCATCTTGTGCTCGCTGCGACCGCGCTCTGCTACTCATCTCTACTATGAACTCTACCGCTGGATACAAGCTGTCGAGGAATCTTA ATTGTCAACTATACGCCATCGGCAAACCTGTCTACCATCGATATAAAGAAGAATTATTTGGAGCATGGTTAAGAGACTCCAATGCCTCTGACAGTCag AAAGAGAAACTCTGGACAACACAAGAAAACGATGTAGAAAGACTTCGAGAATACAGGAGCAAAGCCAGCTTTAAATCTGACCAAGTCGATGAATTTCATAAACTGCAGAAGCCATTTTTT ggtAACGGCCATGTAGTGTTCAGTGGATCGTTCTTCTACCAGGCGAACGAGTCCGGTAACCCAGGAGACATCATTCGCTACGACCTCACGCAAAGCAGAATCAAATCCGTACACTTGCCCCACGCTGATGGGAGACTATACAGTGCCCAACACAATCAG GTGGACTTCAGTGCAGATGACAACGGTCTATGGGCCATCTACTCAATAGCGGAGTCGAACAACACCGCTGTCGCCAAGCTGAGCTTTGACCCGAACAGAGACGACTTCAATATCGACTACATTTGGAACATCTCTTTGAACCATAAACAA ATGGGTGAAATGTTCATAGTATGCGGGGTGCTATACGCCCTGGACTCAGCCACAGAACGAGAAAGCAAAGTGACCGTGGCCATAGACTTGTACCTCAGCAAGCCGGTAGAAGTGTCACTGCAGTTTACTAACCCTTTTAGAAAGACAACGCAACTGGGCTATGACCACATGCATAAG